From a single Streptomyces sp. NBC_00377 genomic region:
- a CDS encoding APC family permease yields the protein MTRSGSHAELRRTLGVGDAVVIGLGSMIGAGVFAALAPAARAAGSALLLALTLAALVAYCNAMSSARLAALYPASGGTYVYGRERLGAFWGYLAGWSFVVGKTASCAAMALTVGAYVWPGQAHAVAVAAVVALTAVNYGGVQKSAWLTRAIVAVVLAVLASVVVVCLGSGASDAGRLDVGASRGVGGVLTAAGLLFFAFAGYARIATLGEEVRDPARTIPRAIPLALGMTLVVYACVAVAVLSVLGPDGLGQAEAPLADAVRTAGVPALVPVVRVGAAVASLGSLLALILGVSRTTLAMARDRHLPGALSAVHPRFQVPHRAELAVGAVVAVLAATVDVRGAIGFSSFGVLTYYAVANASAWTLDSAPAKRLLPAVGLVGCVVLALALPGTSVAVGAGVMAVGVLAYGLRRRWPGAR from the coding sequence ATGACTCGGTCCGGATCCCACGCCGAACTGCGGCGGACGCTGGGCGTCGGCGACGCCGTGGTCATCGGGCTCGGCTCGATGATCGGCGCCGGCGTCTTCGCCGCGCTCGCTCCCGCGGCGCGGGCCGCGGGCTCCGCGCTGCTGCTCGCACTCACGCTCGCCGCGCTGGTCGCCTACTGCAACGCCATGTCGTCGGCACGCCTCGCCGCCCTGTATCCGGCCTCGGGCGGCACGTACGTGTACGGGCGCGAGCGGCTCGGCGCGTTCTGGGGGTATCTGGCGGGCTGGTCCTTCGTGGTCGGGAAGACGGCCTCCTGTGCGGCGATGGCCCTGACGGTCGGAGCGTACGTCTGGCCAGGGCAGGCGCACGCGGTGGCGGTCGCGGCCGTGGTGGCGCTGACGGCGGTGAACTACGGCGGTGTCCAGAAGTCGGCCTGGCTGACGCGGGCGATCGTGGCGGTGGTCCTGGCGGTCCTCGCTTCCGTGGTGGTCGTGTGCCTGGGGTCCGGCGCGTCCGACGCGGGGCGGCTGGACGTCGGCGCCTCACGGGGCGTCGGTGGGGTGCTGACGGCTGCCGGCCTGCTGTTCTTCGCCTTCGCCGGGTACGCCCGCATCGCGACCCTGGGTGAGGAGGTACGGGACCCGGCGCGGACCATTCCCCGCGCGATCCCCCTGGCTCTCGGCATGACTCTCGTCGTGTACGCGTGCGTGGCGGTCGCTGTCCTTTCCGTACTGGGGCCGGACGGTCTCGGGCAGGCGGAGGCCCCGCTGGCCGACGCCGTGCGGACGGCCGGAGTGCCCGCACTGGTGCCGGTGGTGAGGGTCGGGGCCGCCGTGGCCTCGCTGGGCTCGCTCCTCGCCCTCATCCTGGGCGTCTCGCGTACGACCCTGGCCATGGCACGGGACCGGCATCTGCCGGGCGCCCTGTCGGCCGTGCATCCTCGCTTCCAGGTACCTCATCGGGCCGAGCTCGCCGTGGGTGCGGTGGTCGCGGTGCTGGCCGCCACGGTGGATGTCCGGGGCGCGATCGGGTTCTCCTCCTTCGGTGTGCTGACGTACTACGCGGTGGCCAACGCGTCGGCCTGGACGCTTGATTCGGCCCCTGCGAAGCGGCTGCTGCCCGCGGTGGGGCTCGTGGGCTGTGTGGTGCTCGCGCTCGCGCTGCCGGGGACCTCGGTGGCCGTGGGGGCAGGGGTGATGGCCGTCGGTGTGCTCGCATACGGGCTGCGGCGGCGGTGGCCGGGCGCGCGTTGA
- a CDS encoding DUF2637 domain-containing protein has product MNLRRKGRTALVLALVGVVGMAFRVSWNALRDIAGAVGADDTAATLYPFVVDGLMALALVATLVLVDDDRKFALRVLGTYTIASLVLNYVHGLVPELHGRDVDWGRLAQWDPANWALVLLATSLPVGSIYFGSDLVAMVLHHRPAPIPPADTNAEESTETERKRSTADLLESTPVPTVTLTRLRVPDPVAVDVGKSTLPLKPVRAIVAPVSVVQAVPAGSTRPRGVTGKVPPAARSPRPKRTPGQLLAEARRATAGWTDAQITAEGIRREVHTSPVNARMLRDTLLAERGQQTAPAAP; this is encoded by the coding sequence ATGAACCTCCGCCGCAAGGGCCGCACCGCTCTGGTGCTGGCGCTGGTCGGTGTGGTCGGCATGGCGTTCCGCGTCTCGTGGAACGCGCTGCGCGACATCGCCGGCGCCGTCGGCGCGGACGACACCGCCGCCACGCTCTACCCGTTCGTGGTCGACGGACTGATGGCGCTGGCGCTGGTCGCCACGCTGGTCCTGGTCGATGACGACCGCAAGTTCGCGCTGCGGGTGCTGGGCACCTACACGATCGCCTCCCTGGTCCTGAACTACGTACACGGACTCGTGCCCGAGCTGCACGGCCGTGACGTGGACTGGGGCCGGTTGGCGCAGTGGGATCCGGCGAACTGGGCGCTGGTGCTGCTGGCGACGTCCCTTCCGGTCGGGTCGATCTACTTCGGATCCGACCTGGTCGCGATGGTGCTGCACCACCGCCCCGCCCCGATTCCCCCCGCAGACACGAATGCGGAGGAATCCACCGAGACCGAGAGGAAACGGTCTACGGCTGACCTGCTCGAATCGACCCCGGTCCCCACGGTCACGCTCACCCGCCTGAGGGTGCCGGATCCGGTCGCGGTCGACGTGGGCAAGTCGACTCTCCCGCTCAAGCCTGTCCGGGCGATCGTGGCCCCGGTCTCGGTCGTCCAGGCTGTTCCGGCGGGATCGACCCGGCCGCGCGGGGTGACGGGCAAGGTTCCGCCGGCCGCCCGATCGCCCCGGCCGAAGCGCACCCCGGGTCAGTTGCTCGCCGAAGCGCGGAGGGCTACGGCCGGTTGGACGGATGCGCAGATCACGGCGGAGGGGATCCGGCGCGAGGTGCACACCTCGCCCGTGAACGCGCGGATGCTGCGTGACACCCTGCTCGCCGAACGCGGGCAGCAGACGGCCCCGGCGGCACCCTGA
- a CDS encoding YccF domain-containing protein, with amino-acid sequence MKTILNVIWLILSGFWLFLAYLAAGALLCITIIGIPFGVAAFRIGVFALWPFGYTTIERRDAGAPSCLGNVLWLILAGWWLAIGHIVTGLLLCLTIIGIPFGIANFKLIPVSLFPLGREIVPTDQPFASR; translated from the coding sequence GTGAAGACCATCCTGAACGTCATCTGGCTGATCCTGAGCGGCTTCTGGCTGTTCCTCGCCTACCTGGCCGCAGGAGCACTGCTGTGCATCACGATCATCGGCATTCCTTTCGGCGTTGCCGCGTTTCGTATCGGAGTCTTCGCCCTGTGGCCCTTCGGCTACACGACGATCGAACGTCGTGACGCGGGCGCGCCCTCCTGTCTCGGCAATGTGCTCTGGCTGATCCTCGCGGGCTGGTGGCTGGCCATCGGGCACATCGTCACGGGCCTCCTGCTCTGCCTGACCATCATCGGCATCCCGTTCGGCATCGCGAACTTCAAACTCATTCCGGTGTCGCTGTTCCCGCTCGGCCGTGAAATCGTGCCGACGGACCAGCCGTTCGCGTCACGCTGA
- a CDS encoding GlsB/YeaQ/YmgE family stress response membrane protein, with amino-acid sequence MSIISWIILGLLAGVIAKILLPGRDPGGFIGTTLIGVAGAFIGGWISARWLDHPITKDFYDGATWAAAIGGSLVLLILYRLLFGNSRD; translated from the coding sequence ATGAGCATCATCAGCTGGATCATCCTGGGGTTGTTGGCCGGAGTCATTGCCAAGATCCTGCTGCCGGGCCGGGACCCGGGCGGCTTCATCGGCACGACCCTCATCGGCGTCGCGGGCGCGTTCATCGGCGGCTGGATATCGGCCCGCTGGCTGGACCACCCCATCACCAAGGACTTCTACGACGGCGCGACCTGGGCGGCGGCGATCGGCGGTTCTCTCGTGCTGCTGATCCTCTACCGCCTGCTGTTCGGCAACTCGCGTGACTGA
- a CDS encoding FtsK/SpoIIIE domain-containing protein gives MGDNVIHLHKNTDPPAVTTLTVVPEPAPTPLWVRSGRAVKHAVTHENTKTAARAFARHSLYVVGGARIVGRRAWDGRTAARYERYMRTAEAAGNMELAAEWEERGQRYRDARHRRRMDLLHSPLDAGKSALVGTGMGIGGLVALGIVMAIATKDVTDVVTPLMAAVEFINLLITIVQVVWGPALTLGPFLALLALWAVGSKQQAAPAWALPANVRSSEGEPITPSIVVKALRDLGVPALRNAIKEMGDAGASMLGPIRIAGCGVEVDVTLPSGVATNEVQVKRRKLAENLTRHEHEVFIMIPEAARTVRLWIADSGALDEPIGPSPLVTDETMTANYKTGKAPWGQDLRGDAAALSLYQRHLLITGLSNQGKTAALRSLALWLALDKTVQFWIGDLKGIGDWKMFNGIADVLIEGPTDDHVIQVTEMVENAVEEMNRRLLAPSGTVFPPLIVIVDEAQVAFMCPVKDDEKRPYGGSSSTSRYFMAVRKIHNQGRAVDVLLWEGTQDPTDQNLPKLVREGAHTRASLVLGTESQARMALGDKAINGGAAPHLLRQGLDKGTLVVASDGIEIPKGQTSITVRTHFIDDDPAAEVAARAKALRDGVTTLHAIERGEERDPLADIASVVGNATRVRTQDVIKRLALLSEDAYGKWSFTDLARVLDGTGAEPYKSDGVKVIGRDRIARALANRDSNGSASASE, from the coding sequence ATGGGTGACAACGTCATTCACCTGCACAAGAACACCGACCCACCGGCCGTGACCACGCTGACCGTGGTCCCCGAACCGGCACCGACCCCGCTGTGGGTACGGTCCGGCCGCGCCGTCAAGCACGCGGTCACGCACGAGAACACCAAGACCGCCGCCCGCGCGTTCGCCCGCCACAGCCTGTACGTGGTGGGCGGGGCGCGGATCGTGGGCCGCCGCGCGTGGGACGGCCGCACCGCCGCCCGATACGAGCGCTACATGCGCACGGCGGAAGCCGCGGGGAACATGGAGCTGGCCGCCGAGTGGGAGGAGCGCGGGCAGCGCTACCGCGACGCCCGTCACCGCCGCCGCATGGACCTGCTTCACTCGCCCCTGGACGCCGGTAAGAGCGCGCTGGTCGGCACGGGGATGGGCATAGGCGGTCTGGTCGCCCTCGGCATCGTCATGGCCATCGCCACCAAGGACGTCACGGACGTGGTCACGCCGCTGATGGCGGCCGTGGAGTTCATCAACCTGCTGATCACCATCGTGCAGGTGGTGTGGGGTCCGGCGCTCACCCTGGGCCCGTTCCTCGCCCTGCTCGCGCTGTGGGCCGTCGGCAGCAAGCAGCAGGCCGCCCCCGCATGGGCGCTTCCCGCGAACGTCCGCAGCAGCGAGGGCGAGCCGATCACCCCGTCCATTGTGGTCAAGGCCCTGCGCGACCTCGGAGTGCCCGCGCTGCGCAACGCCATCAAGGAGATGGGCGACGCCGGCGCGTCGATGCTCGGTCCGATCCGAATCGCCGGATGCGGCGTCGAAGTCGACGTCACCCTCCCGTCGGGGGTGGCTACGAATGAGGTGCAGGTCAAGCGGCGCAAGCTCGCTGAGAACCTCACCCGGCATGAGCACGAGGTGTTCATCATGATCCCGGAAGCCGCCCGTACGGTGCGGCTGTGGATTGCCGACTCGGGCGCGCTGGACGAGCCGATCGGCCCGTCCCCGCTGGTCACCGACGAGACGATGACCGCGAACTACAAGACCGGTAAGGCGCCGTGGGGTCAGGATCTGCGCGGGGACGCGGCAGCGCTGAGTCTGTATCAGCGGCACCTGCTCATCACCGGTCTGTCCAACCAGGGCAAGACCGCCGCACTGCGGTCGCTCGCGCTGTGGCTCGCGCTCGACAAGACGGTGCAGTTCTGGATTGGTGACCTCAAGGGCATCGGCGACTGGAAGATGTTCAACGGCATCGCCGACGTCCTCATCGAAGGACCGACCGACGATCACGTCATCCAGGTCACGGAGATGGTCGAGAACGCCGTTGAGGAGATGAACCGCCGTCTCCTGGCACCGTCCGGAACGGTGTTCCCGCCGCTGATCGTGATCGTGGACGAGGCGCAGGTGGCGTTCATGTGCCCGGTCAAGGACGACGAGAAGCGCCCCTACGGCGGCTCCTCCTCCACCTCCCGCTACTTCATGGCCGTCCGCAAGATCCACAACCAGGGGCGCGCGGTCGACGTGCTGCTGTGGGAGGGAACCCAGGACCCGACCGACCAGAACCTTCCCAAGCTGGTCCGCGAGGGTGCCCACACTCGCGCCTCCCTCGTGCTGGGCACGGAGTCACAGGCGCGGATGGCGCTGGGGGACAAGGCCATCAACGGCGGCGCCGCACCGCACCTGCTGCGCCAGGGCCTGGACAAGGGAACCCTCGTGGTCGCCTCCGACGGCATCGAGATTCCCAAGGGCCAGACGTCCATCACCGTGCGCACGCACTTCATCGACGACGACCCGGCCGCCGAGGTCGCCGCACGGGCCAAGGCACTGCGCGATGGGGTCACCACCCTGCACGCCATCGAGCGGGGCGAGGAGCGTGACCCGCTTGCCGACATCGCTTCCGTGGTCGGCAACGCGACGCGGGTGCGCACACAGGACGTCATCAAGCGGCTCGCGCTGCTGTCCGAGGACGCCTACGGCAAGTGGTCGTTCACCGACCTCGCCCGCGTCCTGGACGGCACCGGAGCCGAGCCGTACAAGTCCGACGGGGTCAAGGTCATCGGCCGCGACCGCATCGCCCGCGCCCTCGCCAACCGCGACAGCAACGGTTCCGCTTCCGCCTCCGAGTAG
- a CDS encoding DUF3631 domain-containing protein: MTIPIDGAALLNEVEAFHRRFNVFPTDAAFVAVTLWDAHAHLLDCFDSTPRLAFLSPEPGSGKSRALDVVETLVPRSMAAADASAAALFRSVSGIDGGRPTILFDEIDTIFGPKAGDNEQLRGFINAGHARGRPMYRCVGDGSNQQVQGFPSYCAVAVAGLGSLPDTILTRSVIIRMRRRARNEHVEAFRTRIHVPEGNQLRDRLATWAATVQERITGAFPQMPDGVTDRPADVWEPLLAVADAAGGDWPRRAREACLTLVKASRANDKGSIGIRLLTDLRDHVLIGIDRLPTVAILDRLNALDDAPWADLNGKPLDNRRLSRMLSDYVTADGDPVVSRNIRTTGGILKGFFVKDLEDAWSRYCPPPKAATSATPLHPSSEPLNL; the protein is encoded by the coding sequence ATGACCATCCCCATCGACGGCGCCGCACTGCTGAACGAGGTGGAAGCCTTCCACCGCCGCTTCAACGTCTTCCCCACCGACGCCGCGTTCGTCGCGGTCACACTTTGGGACGCGCACGCCCACCTGCTGGACTGCTTCGACTCCACACCCCGGCTCGCGTTCCTCTCGCCCGAACCGGGCTCGGGGAAGTCCCGCGCGCTGGACGTGGTCGAAACCCTCGTGCCGCGCTCCATGGCGGCCGCGGACGCATCCGCCGCCGCACTGTTCCGGTCTGTGTCCGGCATCGACGGCGGCCGGCCCACGATCCTCTTCGACGAGATCGACACGATCTTCGGTCCCAAAGCCGGGGACAACGAACAGCTCCGAGGGTTCATCAACGCAGGCCACGCACGCGGGCGCCCCATGTACCGGTGTGTCGGGGACGGCTCCAACCAGCAAGTACAGGGCTTCCCCTCGTATTGCGCCGTCGCGGTCGCCGGACTCGGCTCCCTGCCCGACACGATCCTCACCCGCTCCGTCATCATCCGCATGCGCCGCCGGGCCCGAAACGAGCACGTGGAAGCCTTCCGCACCCGCATCCACGTGCCGGAAGGCAACCAACTCCGAGACCGGCTCGCCACGTGGGCCGCGACCGTACAGGAGCGCATCACAGGCGCCTTCCCGCAGATGCCCGACGGAGTCACCGACCGGCCGGCGGACGTATGGGAACCCCTACTCGCCGTCGCGGACGCCGCCGGCGGCGACTGGCCCCGCCGGGCCCGCGAAGCCTGCCTGACCCTGGTCAAAGCCTCCCGCGCAAACGACAAAGGCAGCATCGGCATCCGCCTCCTGACCGACCTGCGCGACCACGTCCTCATCGGCATCGACCGCCTGCCCACCGTCGCCATCCTCGACCGCCTCAACGCCCTCGACGACGCCCCATGGGCCGACCTCAACGGCAAGCCGCTCGACAACCGCCGACTCTCCCGGATGCTCAGCGACTACGTCACCGCCGACGGCGACCCCGTCGTCTCCCGCAACATCCGCACCACCGGCGGAATCCTCAAAGGCTTCTTCGTCAAAGACCTCGAAGACGCATGGTCCCGCTACTGCCCACCCCCCAAGGCCGCTACATCCGCTACACCGCTACATCCCAGCTCAGAGCCCCTGAATCTGTAG
- a CDS encoding tyrosine-type recombinase/integrase: MHSYDVRIWSVRQRKDRGQTSAELRWKTGETPHSQTFRTKTLADGRRAELLRAVHAGEPFDEATGFPLSELRQRDDVSWYQHARDYIEMKWKHSPGSTRRTLAEAMATVTPALVKDTKGMADVETVRTALYSWAFNVSRRDQEPPDDVAKVLTWFERKSLPTSALADRMQVRAALDALTKKLDGGTAAASTIRRKRAIFHNALGYAVDAGRLSDNPLPQVQWKAPEQVEEELDPASVPDPRQALALLDGVRTQSARGRRLVAFFGCMYYAAARPAEVIGLRMQDCELPRRGWGTLHLRETRPRSGSAWTDSGEAHDKRGLKHRPRKAVRTVPIPPDLVALLRWHTMAYGVAPDGRLFRTQRGGLIQDTGYGEVWAEARTRALSPAQRASLLAKRPYDLRHAAVSTWLSSGVEPQVVAARAGHSVAVLFRVYAKCLDGAAANANARIEATLRKGR; the protein is encoded by the coding sequence ATGCACAGCTACGACGTTCGGATCTGGTCCGTCCGGCAACGGAAAGATCGTGGGCAGACCTCGGCAGAGCTGCGCTGGAAGACAGGCGAGACTCCTCACTCGCAGACGTTCCGCACCAAGACCTTGGCCGACGGCCGCCGAGCGGAGCTGCTGCGCGCGGTACACGCGGGGGAGCCGTTCGACGAGGCGACCGGCTTCCCGCTCTCGGAGTTGCGGCAGCGAGACGACGTCAGTTGGTACCAGCATGCCCGCGACTACATCGAGATGAAGTGGAAGCACTCCCCCGGCTCCACGCGCCGAACTCTCGCAGAAGCCATGGCCACGGTGACGCCAGCTCTCGTCAAAGACACCAAGGGCATGGCCGACGTGGAAACGGTGCGGACCGCCCTCTATAGCTGGGCGTTCAACGTGAGCCGTCGCGACCAGGAACCGCCGGACGACGTCGCCAAGGTGCTTACCTGGTTCGAGCGCAAGTCTCTGCCCACCTCAGCGCTGGCTGACCGCATGCAGGTACGCGCCGCGCTCGACGCACTGACCAAGAAGCTGGACGGCGGCACGGCAGCCGCGTCGACCATCCGTCGGAAGCGCGCGATCTTCCACAACGCCCTGGGCTATGCCGTGGACGCCGGCCGTTTGTCGGACAACCCCCTTCCTCAAGTCCAGTGGAAAGCGCCTGAACAAGTGGAAGAGGAGTTGGACCCCGCCTCTGTGCCCGATCCTCGCCAGGCTCTCGCGCTGCTCGATGGCGTGCGCACGCAGAGCGCCCGGGGGCGCCGCTTGGTGGCGTTCTTCGGATGCATGTACTACGCGGCGGCACGGCCGGCCGAGGTCATCGGACTCCGCATGCAGGACTGCGAGCTACCCCGGCGCGGTTGGGGCACCCTCCATCTACGGGAGACCCGCCCCCGGTCGGGATCCGCGTGGACCGATAGCGGAGAGGCTCACGACAAACGCGGGCTCAAGCATCGCCCCCGCAAGGCGGTCCGGACCGTTCCGATCCCGCCCGACCTGGTTGCTTTGCTGCGCTGGCACACCATGGCATACGGCGTGGCGCCGGACGGCCGGCTGTTCCGCACTCAGCGCGGGGGACTGATCCAAGACACCGGGTACGGCGAAGTGTGGGCGGAGGCACGAACCCGGGCGCTCTCCCCTGCTCAGCGCGCCTCCCTGCTGGCCAAGCGCCCTTATGATCTTCGTCACGCCGCCGTCTCCACGTGGCTCAGCTCTGGAGTCGAACCGCAGGTCGTCGCCGCGCGCGCTGGCCACAGCGTGGCTGTTCTCTTCCGTGTCTACGCCAAATGTCTCGACGGCGCCGCCGCCAACGCCAACGCACGAATTGAGGCGACCCTCAGGAAGGGCAGGTGA
- a CDS encoding YajQ family cyclic di-GMP-binding protein yields MADSSFDIVSKVERQEVDNALNQAAKEISQRYDFKGVGASISWSGEKILMEANSEDRVNAVLDVFQSKLIKRGISLKALEAGEPQLSGKEYKLFAEIKEGISQENAKKVAKLIRDEGPKGVKAQVQGEELRVSSKSRDDLQAIITLLKGQDFDFALQFVNYR; encoded by the coding sequence ATGGCCGACTCCAGTTTCGACATCGTCTCGAAGGTCGAGCGGCAGGAGGTCGACAACGCCCTCAACCAGGCCGCCAAGGAGATCTCGCAGCGCTACGACTTCAAGGGCGTCGGCGCCTCGATCTCGTGGTCCGGCGAGAAGATCCTGATGGAGGCGAACTCCGAGGACCGGGTGAACGCCGTCCTCGACGTCTTCCAGTCCAAGCTGATCAAGCGCGGGATCTCCCTGAAGGCGCTGGAGGCGGGCGAGCCGCAGCTGTCCGGCAAGGAGTACAAGCTCTTCGCGGAGATCAAGGAAGGCATCTCCCAGGAGAACGCCAAGAAGGTCGCGAAGCTCATCCGCGACGAGGGCCCCAAGGGTGTGAAGGCCCAGGTCCAGGGCGAGGAACTGCGCGTCAGCTCCAAGAGCCGCGACGACCTCCAGGCCATCATCACCCTGCTCAAGGGCCAGGACTTCGACTTCGCCCTGCAGTTCGTGAACTACCGGTAG
- a CDS encoding DNA methylase — translation MTQPTLFRRVSDRRPRLLDLFSCAGGAAMGYHRAGFAVDGCDVADRPNYPFPCHHGDALAYLAALITSGEIERYAFAHASPPCQHGCALTVGTNASQGWGRTHVDLVAPTRELLDRTGLPYVIEQPNGRAKIRKDLSLCGEMFGLGVIRHRNFELGGWTIERLAHVPHRGRVRGWRHGEYFDGPYVAAYGDGGGKPSVPELQTAMGITWTDVREELTEAIPPAYTEHIGRAALAALAPTWEVAA, via the coding sequence ATGACGCAACCCACCCTCTTCCGGCGAGTGAGCGACCGACGGCCGCGCTTACTGGATCTGTTCTCGTGCGCCGGCGGGGCCGCCATGGGCTACCACCGCGCAGGGTTCGCCGTGGACGGCTGCGACGTCGCCGACCGCCCGAACTACCCCTTCCCCTGCCACCACGGCGATGCCCTCGCCTACCTCGCCGCCCTGATCACGTCCGGCGAGATCGAGCGGTACGCGTTCGCTCACGCCTCCCCGCCGTGCCAGCACGGATGCGCGCTCACCGTCGGCACCAACGCCTCCCAAGGCTGGGGCCGCACCCACGTCGACCTGGTCGCCCCAACACGTGAGCTGTTGGACCGGACGGGCCTGCCGTACGTAATCGAGCAGCCCAACGGCCGCGCGAAGATCCGCAAAGACCTCAGCCTGTGCGGCGAGATGTTCGGACTCGGAGTCATCCGCCACCGCAACTTCGAGTTGGGCGGCTGGACGATCGAACGGCTGGCGCACGTCCCGCACCGGGGCCGGGTGCGCGGATGGCGCCACGGCGAGTACTTCGACGGCCCCTACGTCGCCGCCTACGGCGACGGCGGCGGCAAACCGTCCGTCCCCGAACTCCAGACCGCCATGGGCATCACGTGGACCGACGTGCGCGAGGAACTCACCGAGGCCATCCCGCCCGCCTACACCGAGCACATCGGCCGCGCCGCCCTCGCCGCCCTCGCCCCCACGTGGGAGGTCGCGGCATGA
- a CDS encoding RRQRL motif-containing zinc-binding protein yields the protein MSAAWGKCFDPTGARYGVPTYPWRLAPDGLATRRQLRAQGLRPGGQPIAAQAMRELRRTGGMRVAYLYRVELAKPVRPMTSRKWGALALAMLARRTCPKCRVIYDYCMPRSLGMCPLCAFPEPADSLRSA from the coding sequence ATGTCCGCCGCGTGGGGCAAGTGCTTCGACCCGACCGGCGCCCGCTACGGCGTGCCCACCTACCCCTGGCGCCTCGCCCCGGACGGGTTGGCCACGCGCCGGCAACTGCGGGCGCAGGGCTTACGCCCGGGTGGTCAGCCGATAGCGGCGCAGGCCATGCGGGAGCTCCGCCGTACCGGCGGGATGCGGGTGGCCTACCTGTACCGCGTCGAGCTGGCCAAGCCGGTTCGGCCGATGACTTCGCGCAAGTGGGGAGCGCTCGCGCTGGCGATGCTCGCCCGCCGCACGTGCCCGAAGTGCCGCGTGATCTACGACTACTGCATGCCGCGCTCTCTCGGCATGTGCCCGCTGTGCGCCTTCCCCGAGCCCGCCGATTCTTTGAGGAGTGCCTGA
- a CDS encoding helix-turn-helix transcriptional regulator, with amino-acid sequence MPSTEKLELREVLEEIKMSRAAFYRMRARGKAPKLIKLPNGHLRCRRSDLDAWWARHEMSA; translated from the coding sequence TTGCCCAGCACCGAGAAGCTCGAACTCCGTGAAGTCCTCGAAGAGATCAAGATGAGCCGCGCCGCCTTCTACCGCATGCGCGCTCGCGGCAAGGCTCCCAAGCTCATCAAGCTCCCCAACGGGCATCTCCGCTGCCGACGCAGCGACCTTGACGCTTGGTGGGCACGGCACGAGATGAGCGCCTGA
- a CDS encoding DUF6284 family protein → MKHIVTVQEAVTAFADWIEPTNAELDAIELESPLTLAEVDLLDAQIKAMDHPENEVDTRRIRRARNRVLAARRDVANRTAGASTAGGAA, encoded by the coding sequence ATGAAGCACATCGTCACTGTTCAGGAAGCTGTTACCGCGTTCGCCGACTGGATCGAACCGACGAACGCCGAGCTGGACGCGATCGAGCTGGAGTCCCCGCTGACCCTGGCGGAGGTCGACCTGCTCGACGCGCAGATCAAGGCCATGGACCACCCCGAGAACGAGGTCGACACCCGCCGGATCCGCCGGGCCCGTAACCGGGTGCTCGCCGCGCGGCGGGACGTGGCCAACCGCACGGCCGGCGCGAGCACGGCGGGCGGCGCGGCATGA
- a CDS encoding bifunctional DNA primase/polymerase, whose amino-acid sequence MNEHLTNAALAAAERGWHVFPLRPGTKRPALHGEQSCPGTGPCAGGHRKWEERATTDPDRIRATWSHGAFNVGIATGPSRLLVVDLDVPKDKGSSDAPDGAAIFGALCERAGHTVPDTYRTRTASGGTHLYFTAPTGVRLTNTAGTVGELVDTRAWGGYVVAAGSITPAGPYEALCAPEAAPLPGWLQSILQPAPRTSQAPSVALTGQSGRYADVALTTETRNVATAQPGARETTLFRAARALGRFVAWGDLPRHTVEQALQEAGEAAGLTVAECRSTLRSALNWSITHNQGRRTA is encoded by the coding sequence ATGAACGAGCACCTCACGAACGCGGCCCTGGCCGCCGCCGAACGCGGCTGGCACGTCTTCCCCCTGCGCCCCGGTACCAAGCGGCCCGCCCTGCACGGCGAGCAGTCGTGCCCCGGCACCGGCCCGTGCGCCGGCGGGCATCGCAAGTGGGAGGAGCGCGCCACGACCGATCCGGACCGCATTCGCGCCACCTGGTCCCACGGAGCGTTCAACGTCGGCATCGCCACCGGCCCCTCACGGCTCCTGGTCGTCGACCTCGACGTGCCCAAGGACAAGGGCAGTTCGGACGCGCCTGACGGCGCGGCAATCTTCGGAGCGCTCTGCGAGCGCGCCGGCCACACCGTCCCCGACACCTACCGCACCCGGACCGCGAGCGGCGGAACCCACCTGTACTTCACCGCCCCGACCGGGGTCCGGCTGACCAACACGGCTGGCACCGTGGGCGAGTTGGTCGACACGCGGGCATGGGGCGGATACGTCGTCGCCGCCGGATCAATCACCCCCGCCGGACCGTACGAAGCCCTGTGCGCCCCTGAGGCGGCCCCACTGCCCGGATGGCTCCAAAGCATCCTGCAACCGGCCCCCAGGACCTCTCAGGCCCCTTCGGTGGCCTTAACGGGGCAATCAGGTCGATATGCGGATGTAGCGCTCACCACCGAGACGCGGAACGTCGCCACGGCCCAACCCGGGGCCCGAGAAACGACGTTGTTCCGCGCGGCGCGCGCACTCGGGCGGTTCGTCGCGTGGGGCGACCTCCCCCGCCACACGGTCGAGCAGGCTCTTCAGGAGGCGGGAGAGGCGGCCGGCCTCACCGTCGCCGAGTGCCGCTCGACCCTGCGCAGCGCCCTCAACTGGTCCATCACCCACAACCAGGGGCGGAGGACGGCATGA